A genome region from Dromaius novaehollandiae isolate bDroNov1 chromosome 34, bDroNov1.hap1, whole genome shotgun sequence includes the following:
- the ZC3H4 gene encoding zinc finger CCCH domain-containing protein 4: MAVESPSVPPAAAASPPSPHSTPPSPSCHHHDSGSCSLPRPPPPLQLHHGPDEREDGELEEGELEDDGGEEAQNASESHERGRKEKGEKHHSDSDDEKAHRRMKRKRRKEREKEKRRAKKKRKSKHKRHASSSEDFSDYSEDSDFSPNEKGHRKYREYSPPYPSSHQQYPSSHSAPLQKKSYSKMESKNYGMYEDYENEEYGQYEGEEDEDMGKEDYDDFAKELNQYRRAKEGSHRGRGGRGRGRGYRGRGGRGGMRGGRGMGRGGRGRGRGDHPEEEEEMYDEEMEYCDNEEPMGDEEYDDYSKELNQYRRSKESRGRGMNRGRGRGPRGRGNKGMGRGRGRGGNRSGMGKGGGMNEDDDYYEEDMGDGGGGGNYRRNDHDKPHQQSDKKGKVICKYFVEGRCTWGEHCNFSHDIELPKKRELCKFYITGYCARAENCPYMHGDFPCKLFHTTGNCINGDDCMFSHEPLTDETRELLDKMLADDAEAGAEDEKEVEELKKQGINPLPKPPPGVGLLPTPPRPPGPPAPTSPNGRPIPGGPPPPPPPPLPPPGPQMPPPMHEPLSPQQLQQQQDMYKKIPSLFEIVVRPTGQLAEKLGVRHPGPPPPRFPGPGGPPGPMPGPMHPDMHPDMHPDMHPDMHPDMHPDMHPDMHPDMHPDMHPDMHPDMHPDMPMGPGMNPGPPMGPGPPMMPYGPDDSPHSGMMPPVPPAQGFYDNFYPPQEGLDMDHGMMGDPAVRDALLTYDDLSMAEDYGGYEDMEGPPGEHMFPDPSLDHDALCEGGPSGLRKPSGNIPDFMPSAQRALYLRIQQKQQEEEERARRLAESNKQERENEEGDTGNWYSSDEDDGGSSVTSILKTLRQQSSSRPHAQPSHGEIGLSSGVSDPRLQKAQAGGGGRPADPRLRDPRLSRNADVSGPSISGDSGPTDPRLARHIPSSTPKPEAPHSSTAGGQKAALVPDEEEGERALRDKPVNIPLDALPGHALRDPRSQLQQFSHIKKDVVLNKPNFARMVLWSPEDLIPLPIPKQEFVPVPAALQSMPALDPRLNRPQTTGLSDPRQRGGAAQGESGSGSSLPDFELLSRILKTVNAAGSPSSSQSDKPSDPRMRKAPADPRLQKSSETGASRAPKPAESAQPAAASAGSGEAAPAIAPYDPRLLTAGGLSKGSGQSSVLSAISLYDPRTPSAGSKAAESPSEGSTSSKGSDSSKSTSKAKEPLFVRRSALDQPESEKASTESATDRYNSYNRPRPKAAAASSSAPAQETAPQPGVHNLPVPSVYGMVKQTTKSGSGSPFAGNSPAQDSEQQDAGSLKDVFKGFDPTASPFCQ; the protein is encoded by the exons GGAGGATGGAGAACTGGAAGAAGGGGAGCTGGAGGACGATGGAGGAGAAGAGGCCCAGAATGCCTCTGAATCTCACGAGAGGGGTCGGAAGGAGAAAGGCGAAAAGCATCATAGTGATTCAGATGATGAGAAGGCCCATCGACGGATGAAGCGCAAAcgtagaaaagagagagagaaagagaaaaggagagccaaaaagaaaaggaaatccaAACACAAG CGCCATGCCTCTTCCAGTGAAGACTTCTCTGATTACAGTGAGGACTCAGACTTCAGCCCTAATGAAAAGGGACACAGAAAATATAGGGAATACAGCCCTCCCTACCCTTCT TCCCACCAGCAGTACCCATCCTCTCACAGTGCTCCCTTGCAAAAGAAGAGCTACTCTAAAATGGAGAGCAAGAATTATGGCATGTATGAGGACTATGAGAATGAGGAGTATGGTCAATATGAGGGGGAAGAGGATGAAGACATGGGGAAAGAAGATTATGATGACTTTGCGAAAGAGCTAAACCAATACCGGAGAGCAAAGGAGGGTTCTCACAGGGGGCGAG GTGGACGTGGCCGAGGGAGAGGGTACCGAGGGCGAGGTGGCAGAGGCGGAATGAGAGGAGGTCGCGGCATGGGCCGAGGGGGCCGTGGGAGAGGCAGAGGCGACCAtccagaggaagaagaggaaatgtATGATGAAGAGATGGAA TACTGCGACAATGAGGAGCCCATGGGTGATGAAGAGTATGACGACTACTCAAAAGAGTTGAACCAGTACCGCAGGAGTAAGGAGAGTCGAGGGCGAG GTATGAATCGAGGGCGTGGTCGTGGtcccagaggaagaggaaacaaagGAATGGGCAGGGGACGAGGAAGAGGTGGAAACAGAAGTGGAATGGGGAAAGGTGGTGGAATGAATGAGGATGACGATTACTACGAAGAGGACATGGGA GATGGAGGAGGTGGCGGAAATTACAGGCGGAATGACCATGATAAACCCCACCAGCAGTCAGATAAGAAAGGGAAAGTGATCTGCAAATACTTTGTGGAAGGCAGGTGTACCTGG GGTGAGCACTGCAATTTCAGTCATGACATTGAACTACCAAAGAAACGGGAACTGTGCAAGTTCTACATCACTGGCTACTGTGCCAGGGCTGAAAACTGCCCTTACATGCATG GTGACTTTCCTTGTAAGCTGTTCCACACCACTGGCAACTGTATCAATGGGGATGACTGCATGTTTTCCCATGAGCCGCTCACAGATGAAACGCGGGAGCTTCTGGACAAG ATGCTGGCAGATGATGCAGAAGCAGGTGCAGAGGATGAGAAAGAAGTTGAAGAGCTAAAGAAGCAGGGCATTAATCCACTCCCCAAACCCCCACCTGGGGTGGGCTTGCTGCCCACACCCCCTCGCCCTCCTGGACCACCAGCTCCAACTTCTCCAAATGGCAGGCCTATCCCTGGAGGCCCACCACCGCCTCCGCCACCACCACTTCCACCGCCAGGGCCGCAGATGCCGCCGCCAATGCATGAGCCTCTCTCAccgcagcagctgcagcagcagcaggacatgTACAAGAAGATCCCCTCTCTGTTTGAGATCGTAGTACGACCTACAGGGCAGCTGGCAGAGAAGCTGGGTGTGAG GCATCCAGGTCCACCTCCTCCCAGGTTCCCTGGGCCAGGAGGACCCCCTGGGCCAATGCCTGGACCCATGCACCCGGACATGCACCCCGACATGCACCCGGACATGCACCCTGACATGCACCCCGACATGCACCCAGATATGCACCCCGACATGCATCCAGACATGCACCCTGATATGCACCCAGACATGCATCCGGACATGCACCCGGACATGCCAATGGGCCCTGGGATGAATCCTGGGCCTCCGATGGGTCCTGGTCCCCCAATGATGCCTTATGGTCCAGATGATTCCCCACATTCTGGAATGATGCCACCTGTCCCACCTGCACAAGGCTTTTACGATAATTTCTACCCACCACAAGAGGGTCTGGACATGGATCATGGCATGATGGGAGACCCAG CTGTACGAGATGCGCTTTTAACGTACGATGATCTTTCCATGGCAGAAGATTATGGTGGTTATGAGGATATGGAAGGGCCTCCAGGAGAGCATATGTTCCCTGACCCCTCCTTAGATCATGATGCCTTGTGTGAAGGAGGGCCATCTGGATTACGGAAACCATCAGGCAACATCCCTGACTTCATGCCATCTGCACAAAGAGCGCTTTACTTGAGAATCCAGCAGaaacagcaggaggaggaagagagggctCGGAGACTAGCTGAGAGCAATAAGCAGGAACGAGAAAATGAGGAAG gtgacACTGGTAATTGGTATTCCAGTGATGAAGATGATGGTGGAAGTAGTGTCACCTCCATACTGAAAACCCTAAGGCAGCAAAGCTCCAGCAGACCTCATGCCCAACCCTCCCATGGAGAAATTGGGCTGTCGTCAGGTGTGAGTGACCCTCGCCTGCAGAAGGCCCAGGCAGGAGGGGGTGGTCGTCCTGCCGATCCTCGTCTGCGGGATCCCAGGCTTTCACGAAATGCAGATGTTTCTGGCCCATCCATCTCCGGGGATTCAGGACCCACTGACCCAAGACTTGCACGACACAttccctcctccaccccaaaGCCGGAAGCTCCTCATTCCAGCACTGCTGGCGGTCAAAAGGCTGCCTTGGTTCCTgatgaggaggaaggggaaagggcaCTAAGGGACAAACCAGTCAATATCCCCTTAGATGCACTGCCAGGCCATGCTCTAAGGGATCCCCGGTCCCAGTTGCAGCAGTTCAGCCACATAAAAAAAGACGTAGTCCTAAATAAGCCGAACTTTGCCCGAATGGTCCTGTGGAGCCCAGAGGATCTGATTCCACTGCCAATCCCAAAGCAAGAATTCGTTCCTGtcccagctgctctccagtcCATGCCTGCCCTTGATCCACGTCTTAACAGGCCCCAAACGACTGGTCTTTCAGATCCCAGGCAGAGGGGGGGAGCCGCGCAGGGGGAgtctgggtctggcagcagtctcCCCGACTTTGAGCTGTTGTCAAGAATATTAAAAACTGTGAATGCGGCTGGCAGCCCATCTTCCAGCCAGAGTGACAAGCCAAGCGACCCTCGGATGCGGAAAGCACCGGCTGACCCCAGGTTACAGAAGTCCTCAGAAACAGGGGCGTCTAGAGCCCCCAAACCTGCGGAGTCAGCTcagcctgcagctgcctctgccgGCAGCGGTGAGGCTGCCCCAGCCATCGCTCCCTACGACCCCAGGCTGCTCACAGCTGGTGGGCTGAGCAAAGGCAGCGGCCAAAGCAGCGTGCTTAGTGCCATCAGCCTGTATGACCCCCGGACTCCAAGCGCAGGCAGCAAGGCCGCAGAGTCTCCCAGCGAAGGCAGCACGTCCTCGAAAGGCTCAGACTCCAGCAAAAGCACCAGCAAGGCCAAGGAACCTCTCTTTGTGCGGCGGTCCGCGCTGGATCAGCCCGAGTCTGAGAAGGCGAGCACTGAATCTGCCACAGACAGATACAATAGCTATAACAGGCCTCGTCCCAAAGCCGCTGCCgcttcctcctctgcccctgcccaggAGACGGCTCCCCAGCCGGGGGTGCACAACCTCCCCGTGCCCTCTGTCTACGGCATGGTTAAGCAGACCACGAAGTCTGGGTCGGGCAGTCCCTTTGCGGGGAACAGCCCTGCTCAGGACAGTGAGCAGCAAGATGCCGGCTCTCTGAAAGATGTCTTTAAGGGCTTTGACCCGACAGCCTCGCCGTTCTGCCAGTAG
- the YIF1B gene encoding protein YIF1B isoform X2, whose protein sequence is MESDGASRHPPKRRVPVAAPPRMADPHPLFDDTSAAGGGGAPPGRGYGVPPPAASRYLPPASFLGEPVSSLAVAYGTSLASQGRDIVDRNIDRLVPVGRLKYYFAVDTVYVGRKLGLLVFPFMHQDWQVRYQQDAPVAPRFDVNAPDLYIPVMAFITYVLVAGLALGTQNRFSPDSLGLQASSALAWLIVEVLAILLSLYLVTVNTDLTTIDLIAFSGYKYVGMIVGLVSGLLFGKTGYYVVLGWCCISIFVFMIKTLRLKILSEAAAEGVLVRGAKNQLRMYLTMAIAAVQPLFMYWLTYHLIR, encoded by the exons atggAGTCTGACGGGGCATCGCGGCACC CCCCCAAGCGCCGGGTGCCGGTTGCCGCCCCGCCGCGCATGGCCGACCCGCACCCCCTCTTCGACGACACCagcgcggctggcggcggcggggcccccccgggccggggctaCGGggtgccgccccccgccgcctcccggtaCCTGCCGCCGGCCTCCTTCCTGGGTGAGCCGGTGTCCAGCCTGGCTGTGGCCTACGGCACCAGCCTGGCCAGCCAGGGCCGCGACATCGTGGATCGCAAC ATCGACCGCCTCGTCCCCGTGGGGCGGCTGAAATACTACTTCGCCGTGGACACCGTTTACGTGGGCAGGAAGCTGGGGCTCCTCGTCTTTCCCTTCATGCACCAG GACTGGCAGGTGCGGTACCAGCAGGATGCCCCCGTGGCCCCCCGGTTTGACGTCAACGCGCCAGATCTCTACATCCCAG TCATGGCCTTCATCACGTACGTTCTGGTGGCCGGGTTGGCGCTGGGCACGCAGAACAG GTTCTCCCCTGACAGCCTGGGCTTGCAGGCCAGCTCCGCCCTGGCCTGGCTGATCGTGGAGGTGCTGGCAATCCTGCTGAGCCTCTACCTGGTCACAGTGAACACCGACCTCACCACCATCGACCTCATCGCCTTCTCTGGCTACAAATacgtggg GATGATTGTGGGCCTCGTGTCCGGGCTGCTCTTTGGGAAGACCGGCTACTACGTGGTGTTGGGCTGGTGCTGTATTAGCATCTTTGTCTTTATG ATCAAGACGCTGCGGCTGAAGATCCTGTCGGAGGCGGCTGCGGAGGGGGTGCTGGTGCGGGGGGCCAAGAACCAGCTGCGCATGTACCTCACCATGGCCATCGCTGCTGTGCAGCCGCTCTTCATGTACTGGCTCACCTACCACCTCATCAGGTGA
- the YIF1B gene encoding protein YIF1B isoform X1, with translation MESDGASRHRERAPKRRVPVAAPPRMADPHPLFDDTSAAGGGGAPPGRGYGVPPPAASRYLPPASFLGEPVSSLAVAYGTSLASQGRDIVDRNIDRLVPVGRLKYYFAVDTVYVGRKLGLLVFPFMHQDWQVRYQQDAPVAPRFDVNAPDLYIPVMAFITYVLVAGLALGTQNRFSPDSLGLQASSALAWLIVEVLAILLSLYLVTVNTDLTTIDLIAFSGYKYVGMIVGLVSGLLFGKTGYYVVLGWCCISIFVFMIKTLRLKILSEAAAEGVLVRGAKNQLRMYLTMAIAAVQPLFMYWLTYHLIR, from the exons atggAGTCTGACGGGGCATCGCGGCACCGTGAGCGCG CCCCCAAGCGCCGGGTGCCGGTTGCCGCCCCGCCGCGCATGGCCGACCCGCACCCCCTCTTCGACGACACCagcgcggctggcggcggcggggcccccccgggccggggctaCGGggtgccgccccccgccgcctcccggtaCCTGCCGCCGGCCTCCTTCCTGGGTGAGCCGGTGTCCAGCCTGGCTGTGGCCTACGGCACCAGCCTGGCCAGCCAGGGCCGCGACATCGTGGATCGCAAC ATCGACCGCCTCGTCCCCGTGGGGCGGCTGAAATACTACTTCGCCGTGGACACCGTTTACGTGGGCAGGAAGCTGGGGCTCCTCGTCTTTCCCTTCATGCACCAG GACTGGCAGGTGCGGTACCAGCAGGATGCCCCCGTGGCCCCCCGGTTTGACGTCAACGCGCCAGATCTCTACATCCCAG TCATGGCCTTCATCACGTACGTTCTGGTGGCCGGGTTGGCGCTGGGCACGCAGAACAG GTTCTCCCCTGACAGCCTGGGCTTGCAGGCCAGCTCCGCCCTGGCCTGGCTGATCGTGGAGGTGCTGGCAATCCTGCTGAGCCTCTACCTGGTCACAGTGAACACCGACCTCACCACCATCGACCTCATCGCCTTCTCTGGCTACAAATacgtggg GATGATTGTGGGCCTCGTGTCCGGGCTGCTCTTTGGGAAGACCGGCTACTACGTGGTGTTGGGCTGGTGCTGTATTAGCATCTTTGTCTTTATG ATCAAGACGCTGCGGCTGAAGATCCTGTCGGAGGCGGCTGCGGAGGGGGTGCTGGTGCGGGGGGCCAAGAACCAGCTGCGCATGTACCTCACCATGGCCATCGCTGCTGTGCAGCCGCTCTTCATGTACTGGCTCACCTACCACCTCATCAGGTGA
- the PPP1R14A gene encoding protein phosphatase 1 regulatory subunit 14A isoform X2, protein MAANRVGRRLGRGSPGRSPGPRRPQPARSPGLQRRQARVTVKYNRRELQRRLDTEQWIDGRLEELYRGREAEMPDEVNIDELLELDTDEERAQKLQGILRSCDNDTETPRRWA, encoded by the exons ATGGCGGCGAACCGCGTGGGGCGGCGGCTGGGGCGGGGGTCGCCCGGGCgctccccggggccccggcggccgcagcccgcgcgcagccccgggcTCCAGCGGCGCCAGGCGCGGGTCACCGTCAAGTACAACCGGCGGGAGCTGCAGCGGCGCCTCGACACCGAGCAGTGGATCGACGGGCGCCTCGAGGAGCTCTACCGCGGGCGG gAGGCGGAGATGCCGGACGAGGTGAACATCGACGAGCTCCTGGAGCTGGACACGGACGAGGAGAGAGCCCAGAAGCTGCAG ggCATCCTGAGGTCGTGCGACAACGACACGGAG ACGCCCCGGCGATGGGCGTAG
- the LOC135325227 gene encoding cdc42 effector protein 2-like produces the protein MPAKPPACPETSPPRRGRRPRRRAALSGEMISPPLGDFRHSAHIGPAGAGDMFGELSFLQGRYDLLPGPGGWQAAAGAAGRCPPLLRSTVSLPVFGAAPAPAPPKPPRLHLEEPAGGLRGAGAASGTRGLCLAGLPCSVSFPGPPAQGPGSPERPPAPSSPLPRSESLLGFDLDLGPSILDDVLRIMDGYKLPAAEAL, from the coding sequence ATGCCAGCCAAGCCGCCCGCCTGCCCGGAGAcctcgccgccgcgccggggccgccggccgcgccgtcGCGCCGCGCTCTCGGGCGAGATGATCAGCCCGCCGCTGGGCGACTTCCGGCACAGCGCGCACATCGGGCCGGCCGGCGCCGGGGACATGTTCGGGGAGCTCTCCTTCCTGCAGGGCCGCTACGACCTgctgcccgggccgggcggctggcaggcggctgcgggggccgcggggcgctgcccgccgctgcTGAGGAGCACCGTGTCGCTGCCCGTCttcggggcggccccggccccggcgccccccaagCCGCCCCGGCTGCACCTGGAGGAGCcggcgggcgggctgcggggcgccggggcggcgagCGGCACACGGGGGCTCTGCCTGGCCGGGCTGCCCTGCTCCGTCTCCTTCCCCGGGCCCCCGGCCCAGGGCCCCGGCTCCCCagagcggcccccggcccccagcagccccctgccccgcTCCGAGTCCCTGCTGGGCTTCGACCTGGACCTGGGGCCCTCCATCCTCGACGACGTGCTGCGCATCATGGATGGCTACAAGCTGCCCGCTGCCGAGGCCCTATAG
- the LOC112994713 gene encoding putative Kunitz-type serine protease inhibitor, with the protein MAPRRLLPLLLAVAAAAALGPEPGVLRVPEHCLLPKVVGRCRASMPRWWFNATSGLCQSFVFGGCNANLNNFLTEQQCQASCARSGVANKPGHPAEEANDSFSYEEFCMVPQVTGPCRASFSRWYYSPANRTCKQFIYGGCQGNKNNYQKEEQCMRRCSPEPGKTGSTGPDFHSHLLSTKNVALAVLLAVLAAVLLGYMIDVSVKMCRKSPELTAGTAWSRLDDKEYLMSNAYTL; encoded by the exons ATGGCTCCTCGGCGGCTCCTCCCGCTGCTGCTGGCGGTAGCTgcggccgccgcgctcggccccgaGCCGGGGGTGCTCCGCGTGCCCG aGCACTGCCTGCTGCCCAAGGTGGTTGGGAGATGCCGGGCTTCCATGCCACGGTGGTGGTTTAACGCCACCAGCGGCTTGTGTCAAAGCTTCGTCTTTGGTGGCTGCAACGCCAACCTCAACAACTTCTTGACGGAGCAACAGTGCCAGGCGAGCTGCGCCCGGAGCGGGG TTGCGAACAAGCCTGGACATCCTGCTGAGGAAGCCAACGACTCCTTCAGCTATGAAG AGTTCTGCATGGTCCCCCAGGTGACCGGCCCGTGCCGTGCCTCGTTCTCCCGGTGGTACTACAGCCCAGCCAACCGCACCTGCAAGCAGTTCATCTATGGGGGCTGCCAGGGCAACAAGAACAACTACCAGAAGGAAGAGCAGTGCATGCGTCGCTGCAGCCCGGAGCCAG GAAAAACTGGCAGCACTGGTCCAGATTTCCATTCTCACCTCCTCTCCACCAAAA ATGTGGCTCTCGCGGTGCTGCTGGCCGTCCTGGCAGCCGTCCTGCTGGGCTACATGATCGATGTCTCTGTCAAGATGTGCAGGAAGAGCCCGGAGCTGACAGCAGGCACAGCCTGGAGCCGCCTGGATGACAAGGAATACCTGATGAGCAATGCTTACACGCTCTGA
- the LOC135325232 gene encoding potassium channel subfamily K member 6-like translates to MGRGAALALLAAAYAGLLLLGAVGLRALERPRRPSGPSAPPNASDWDLASAFLFATTLLTTVGYGYAAPRTDGGKVFCAVYAALGVPVTMLVLTAAARRLMGPVTERPLRYLQARGGFSRRGAARAHLALLLAAVLALFLLLPAAAFRALEGSWSYLDALYFCTISLSTIGLGDLVPGERPGQRLRELYKVAVAAYLLLGLTAVLLLAQTFQRVAELHGLPAALLPPAEPPEEAERLLSGEAPVLEPRAEEPPAAARRGYTAINR, encoded by the exons atggggcgcggcgcggcgctggcgctgctggcggccgcctacgcggggctgctgctgctgggcgccgtggggctgcgggcgctggagcggccccgccgcccctccggaCCCTCGGCGCCGCCGAACGCCTCCGACTGGGACCTGGCCTCCGCCTTCCTCTTCGCCACCACCCTGCTCACCACCGTGG GCTACGGCTACGCGGCCCCGCGCACGGACGGCGGCAAGGTCTTCTGCGCGGTCTACGCGGCGCTGGGCGTCCCCGTCACCATGCTGGTGCtgacggcggcggcgcggcggctcatGGGCCCCGTCACCGAGCGGCCCCTGCGGTACCTGCAGGCGCGGGGCGGCTTctcgcgccgcggggccgcccgggcccacctggccctgctgctggcgGCGGTGCTGGCgctgttcctgctgctgccgGCCGCCGCCTTCCGCGCCCTCGAGGGCTCCTGGAGCTACCTGGACGCCCTCTACTTCTGCACCATCTCCCTGTCCACCATCGGCCTGGGCGACCTCGTGCCGGGCGAGCGGCCCGGCCAGCGGCTGCGGGAGCTCTACAAGGTCGCCGTCGCCG CCTACCTGCTCCTGGGGCTGACGGCCGTGCTGCTGCTGGCGCAGACCTTCCAGCGCGTGGCCGAGCTGCACGGCCTCCCCGCTGCGCTCCTGCCGCCGGCCGAGCCCCCCGAGGAGGCCGAGCGGCTCCTGAGCGGCGAGGCGCCCGTGCTGGAGCCCCGGGCCgaggagccgcccgccgccgcccgccgcggctaCACCGCCATCAACCGATAG
- the PPP1R14A gene encoding protein phosphatase 1 regulatory subunit 14A isoform X1, protein MAANRVGRRLGRGSPGRSPGPRRPQPARSPGLQRRQARVTVKYNRRELQRRLDTEQWIDGRLEELYRGREAEMPDEVNIDELLELDTDEERAQKLQGILRSCDNDTEDFVRELLDQLKGLQKQQVLQRPSPEDPLPPQP, encoded by the exons ATGGCGGCGAACCGCGTGGGGCGGCGGCTGGGGCGGGGGTCGCCCGGGCgctccccggggccccggcggccgcagcccgcgcgcagccccgggcTCCAGCGGCGCCAGGCGCGGGTCACCGTCAAGTACAACCGGCGGGAGCTGCAGCGGCGCCTCGACACCGAGCAGTGGATCGACGGGCGCCTCGAGGAGCTCTACCGCGGGCGG gAGGCGGAGATGCCGGACGAGGTGAACATCGACGAGCTCCTGGAGCTGGACACGGACGAGGAGAGAGCCCAGAAGCTGCAG ggCATCCTGAGGTCGTGCGACAACGACACGGAG GACTTCGTGCGGGAGCTGCTCGACCAGCTCAAggggctgcagaagcagcaggtcCTGCAGCGGCCCAGCCCTGAGGACCccctcccgccgcagccctgA